A window from Cryobacterium sp. SO1 encodes these proteins:
- a CDS encoding LacI family DNA-binding transcriptional regulator, producing the protein MAKAPTVYDVAERSGVSIATVSRVLRSPAAVREHTRERVLAAVTELGYVPSAAARGLAARRTNVIGLFFPGHDETVPDQPVDSARGDTVPIVEDDADIFSDTENLYFDEVLRGAEIEAWRRGFALMVAAGRGSSREAMVTDIAGRVDGLAVLARTVPDELLAYVARRIPVVILAGAQRADDFDHVSANNGPGMRTLANYVLQGHGVHDVVYIAGPTDSPDDAERLAGFRDALADSGLAESSVRILRSDFTRDGGRATAARILAADRPRAILCSNDETALGVLDVLEQRGIRVPEDVMVTGFDGITAGRHSRPRLTTVHQPMVELGRAAVHAITARLQDPTLDPQAFTLPVEVVLRESCPRV; encoded by the coding sequence ACACCAGGGAACGCGTGCTCGCCGCCGTCACCGAGCTCGGCTACGTTCCCAGCGCGGCGGCCAGGGGGCTCGCCGCCCGGCGCACCAATGTGATCGGCCTGTTTTTCCCCGGCCACGACGAAACCGTTCCGGACCAGCCCGTGGACTCGGCGCGCGGTGACACCGTGCCCATCGTCGAGGACGACGCCGACATCTTCTCCGATACCGAGAACCTTTACTTCGACGAGGTGCTCCGTGGGGCCGAGATCGAGGCCTGGCGCCGCGGCTTCGCCCTGATGGTGGCCGCCGGACGCGGCTCGAGCCGGGAAGCCATGGTCACCGACATCGCCGGCCGGGTGGACGGCCTCGCCGTTCTGGCTCGCACCGTGCCGGACGAGCTGCTCGCCTATGTGGCCCGGCGGATCCCCGTCGTGATCCTGGCCGGCGCCCAGCGCGCCGACGACTTCGACCACGTCAGCGCGAACAACGGGCCCGGCATGCGCACGCTGGCCAACTACGTGCTGCAGGGCCACGGCGTGCACGACGTCGTCTACATCGCCGGTCCCACCGATTCCCCCGATGACGCCGAGCGGCTCGCGGGGTTCCGCGACGCCCTCGCCGACTCCGGTCTGGCCGAGAGCAGCGTGCGGATCCTGCGCAGCGACTTCACCCGCGATGGCGGACGGGCCACGGCCGCACGGATCCTGGCTGCGGACCGGCCCCGCGCCATCCTCTGCTCCAATGACGAAACCGCCCTGGGCGTTCTCGACGTGCTCGAGCAGCGCGGCATCCGGGTGCCGGAGGATGTCATGGTCACGGGGTTCGACGGCATCACGGCCGGCCGGCACTCGCGGCCGCGGCTGACCACGGTGCACCAGCCGATGGTGGAATTGGGCCGCGCCGCCGTGCACGCCATCACCGCGCGCTTGCAGGATCCAACGCTTGACCCGCAGGCGTTCACCCTGCCCGTGGAGGTTGTGCTGCGGGAGAGCTGCCCCCGCGTCTGA